One window of Ziziphus jujuba cultivar Dongzao chromosome 5, ASM3175591v1 genomic DNA carries:
- the LOC107420922 gene encoding calcineurin-binding protein 1 isoform X2, protein MFSIAAINDTDSKGQWEPLAPTKEAQEFHLTQTYHEGLLKLQAKEYEKACELLESVLKDPLTANAQVDSSASDGHLLQLRFLALKNLATVFLQRGSLHYESALHCYLQAVEIDTKDSVVWNQLGTLSCSMGSLSISRWAFEQGLLCSPNNWNCMEKLLEVLIAIGDEVACLSVAELILRHWPSHSRALHVKKVIEESEPIPFAPRGIDKLEPKHVRLKFLDKRKATDGTLDDGISCKKLNQNIELHLAEASWASLADALLQVLLPLNGCHVKKDTEKLYRSGDVRLIIHLPSSSENSVRSDERKGLEATPINGSTSLGDSSAELVSGVKDKETNVVEEQPQERRSSRLERLRNRKPGKEDLDYVNGKDQAKVVIQCLEPFIPGESGTKDIVYSAKFSSSCHGQVNQCDSEESDVSRFVEKTSKNFGAYHMGHMLLEEAASRGLVYQDAVVKFLELEKVTRHWGKDRTPECSLFLSELYYDLGSSSSDASRVSEFMSEASYHLCKIIESVALVYPSHMSSVLGDESSSWIMRFQGTGEISANNPICQDIPSEILSLTNKRSFWIRFFWLSGRLSILDGNKEKSHEELCVSLSLLEKERTDDAPCVVCLRHCKVVKEITIDRVLHEINILKIDFLMEKTLNEMIAKEMYKECMTLLSPLLFSTKDVHLDSSPLHLVDKEGEGITYVELSALDILIKACEKTTPVDVVVCLNCHRRKLQILMAIAGIDECLTSRKSIHQNSESQTLSASDIESKENSSKRWNSLVFEEVKAISQCVSPVKNFIDQSVGSDNNVVRGSCITGIQTLLLSVMCNFASIFLSKKSPGVVTDDGTERCCFVEAAITFCKLQHLNHTASVKTQVDLIVAMHDLLAEYGLCCAGEGGEGEEGTFLKFAIKHLFALDTKIKSNSNSLHKEATECNELPCLNSHNKMPLNETKLDSTDVEMGQAGKDEYSALENDVLGGVPSASVSSNQALDKESVELEGRKLDSNELCPKFKTGEKENDQLLEGGSELAEDEREELELKIDGALDQCFFCLYGLNIRSDSSYEDDLATHRNTSRGDYQTKEQCSDVFQYILPCAKASSRTGLVKLRRVLRAIRKHFPQPPEDILAGNAIDKFLDDPDLCEDKLSEEAGSDGFLETITKMLIPDVGSLKQQKPSSVGSSKPYLEVYSNLYYFLALSEEMSATDKWPGFVLTKEGEEFVQHNANLFKYDLLYNPLRFESWQRLGNIYDEEVDLLLNDGSKHINVAGWRKNATLPQRVETSRRRSRRCLLMSLALAKTSAQQCEIHELLALVYYDSLQNVVPFYDQRSVLPLKDAAWTMFCENSMRHFKKAFEHKQDWSHAYYIGKLSEKLRFAYETSLSYYDQAIALNPSAVDPVYRMHASRLKLLRTCGKQNLEALKVLSAYAFSQSKKDAMVSILDKLDAENSLSQIDINEKCMQASSAETEHEESLKLEVWHMLYSDCLSALETCVEGDLKHFHKARYMLAQGLYNRGESGDLERAKDELSFCFKSSRSSFTINMWEIDSMVKKGRRKTPGLSGCKRFLEVNLPESSRKFITCIRKYLLFYLKLLEEAGDICTLERAYISLRADKRFSLCIEDLVPVALGRHVKALITSMHQAESLGCGATGNYEHILEKMFALFIEQGNLWPEICGLPEIKGPETSDSNLYGYLHGHIVTLEKNGKLETLEAINEKIRKRYKNPKLSNSNCAKVCRHASVAWCRSLIISLAEITPSLLKFTGEIQVLNQVDGGFEYSQLLCVNFQTDELWSSTFEDPAQWKNLEKRWGPILSKLRYIVIKKASDENLETANSLLKSSYNFYRECSCVMPPSGVNLYLVPSHLAMETQIQPNMNGVEILDLSIPRKLMLWAYTLLHGRYANISVVVKQCEESAKSKVKKGAAVLSSTPPNASTPNTTPTQTGVGSGGGKDGSGHGGGSSDVESSPVTPPKISTSFPENNANATYCATPLPSPAESQKDLSASPKLHRCNNTVSERSSATAIIPLAHEEGDQDKA, encoded by the exons CGTGCTTTGCATGTCAAGAAAGTCATTGAAGAGTCTGAACCTATTCCATTTGCCCCTAGGGGAATAGATAAGCTGGAGCCAAAACATGTCCGGCTTAAATTCCTTGACAAGAGAAAAGCAACCGATGGGACTCTTGATGATGGCATTTCATGCAAAAAGCTGAACCAGAATATAGAGTTACACCTGGCAGAAGCTTCCTGGGCCAGTCTTGCTGATGCACTCTTGCAAGTCTTGCTTCCACTGAATGGCTGTCATGTCAAGAAGGACACAGAAAAACTATACAGATCTGGTGATGTCAGATTAATTATTCACTTACCTTCTAGTTCAGAAAATTCAGTGAGGTCCGACGAAAGGAAAGGTCTTGAAGCAACTCCAATAAATGGGAGTACCTCACTTGGTGATTCTAGCGCTGAATTAGTAAGTGGTGTTAAAGACAAAGAGACAAATGTTGTAGAAGAACAACCACAGGAGAGGAGGAGTAGTCGGCTTGAAAGGCTTAGAAATCGTAAACCGGGGAAAGAAGATCTGGACTATGTTAACGGTAAGGATCAAGCCAAGGTTGTCATTCAATGCTTAGAACCTTTTATTCCTGGTGAATCAGGAACCAAGGATATTGTTTATTCTGCTAAGTTTTCCAGTTCATGTCACGGTCAAGTTAACCAATGTGATTCTGAAGAAAGTGATGTTTCAAGATTTGTAGAGAAAACCTCAAAAAATTTTGGTGCTTATCATATGGGTCATATGCTTTTAGAAGAGGCTGCAAGTAGAGGCCTGGTATATCAGGATGCAGTTGTCAAATTCCTGGAGTTGGAGAAGGTGACAAGACACTGGGGGAAGGATAGAACTCCTGAGTGTAGTCTCTTTCTATCTGAGCTTTATTATGATCTTGGGTCTTCTAGTTCTGATGCTTCCAGAGTATCGGAATTCATGTCAGAGGCATCTTATCATCTTTGTAAGATCATTGAATCAGTAGCTCTGGTTTATCCATCTCACATGAGTTCTGTCTTGGGGGATGAAAGTAGCTCTTGGATTATGAGATTTCAAGGTACTGGAGAAATATCAGCCAATAATCCTATTTGCCAGGATATTCCTTCAGAGATTTTATCTTTGACAAATAAGAGGTCCTTCTGGATCCGATTCTTCTGGTTAAGTGGGCGATTGTCTATTTTGGATGGCAACAAGGAAAAATCCCATGAAGAACTCTGTGTTTCCCTGTCACTTTTGGAGAAGGAAAGAACAGATGATGCTCCATGTGTGGTCTGCCTCCGACACTGCAAGGTTGTTAAGGAAATAACCATTGATAGGGTTCTCCATGAAATTAACATTTTAAAGATTGATTTCTTGATGGAGAAGACTTTAAATGAGATGATTGCAAAAGAAATGTATAAGGAATGCATGACCTTGCTTTCTCCACTTCTGTTCTCTACAAAAGATGTGCACCTTGATTCATCACCTTTGCACCTTGTGGACAAGGAAGGTGAAGGAATTACTTATGTTGAACTATCAGCACTAGACATTTTAATCAAAGCATGTGAGAAGACAACCCCTGTGGATGTTGTGGTTTGTTTGAACTGCCACCGAAGGAAGCTGCAAATACTCATGGCAATAGCTGGAATTGATGAATGTCTTACTTCTCGTAAATCCATCCATCAGAATTCAGAGTCACAAACACTTTCTGCTTCTGATATTGAATCTAAAGAAAATTCAAGCAAGCGCTGGAATTCCTTGGTGTTTGAGGAAGTGAAGGCAATATCTCAATGTGTTTCACCAGTGAAAAACTTTATCGATCAATCTGTAGGTTCA GATAATAATGTTGTACGTGGAAGCTGCATTACTGGTATACAGACCTTGCTGTTGTCAGTCATGTGCAACTTTGCCAGTATATTTCTCTCTAAGAAATCTCCTGGGGTTGTAACCGATGATGGAACTGAAAGATGTTGTTTTGTTGAAGCAGCCATCACATTCTGCAAACTTCAACATCTCAACCATACTGCTTCTGTTAAAACTCAG GTTGACTTAATTGTTGCTATGCATGATTTGCTTGCTGAGTACGGGCTCTGCTGTGCGGGTGAGGGTGGTGAAGGGGAAGAAGGAACATTTCTCAAATTTGCAATTAAACATCTATTTGCATTGGATACTAAAATTAAATCTAACTCTAACTCGTTACACAAGGAAGCAACTGAATGCAATGAGTTGCCTTGCCTGAATAGTCATAATAAGATGCCTCTGAATGAAACAAAATTGGATTCGACAGATGTGGAAATGGGTCAGGCTGGAAAGGATGAATACAGTGCCTTGGAGAATGATGTCCTTGGAGGGGTACCCTCTGCAAGTGTTTCATCTAATCAAGCCCTAGATAAAGAAAGTGTGGAACTAGAAGGTAGAAAGCTGGACAGTAACGAGTTGTGTCCCAAATTTAAGacaggggaaaaagaaaatgatcaaTTGCTTGAAGGTGGAAGCGAACTTGCTGAAGATGAAAGGGAGGAACTTGAGTTGAAAATTGATGGTGCCTTGGATCAGTGCtttttctgcttatatggtctAAATATCAGGTCTGACTCGTCCTATGAAGATGATCTAGCTACTCACAGAAATACAAGCCGAGGAGATTATCAGACCAAGGAGCAATGTTCAGATGTTTTTCAATATATACTTCCCTGTGCAAAGGCTTCTTCT AGAACTGGATTGGTTAAACTTCGTAGAGTACTAAGAGCCATACGTAAACATTTTCCACAACCACCAGAAGATATTTTGGCTGGAAATGCAATAGATAAGTTCTTAGATGATCCTGATTTATGTGAAGATAAACTCTCAGAGGAGGCCGGGTCTGATGGGTTTCTTGAAACCATAACGAAGATGTTAATTCCTGATGTGGGAAGCTTAAAACAGCAGAAGCCATCTTCAGTTGGAAG CTCCAAGCCATATCTAGAGGTTTACAGTAACTTGTATTATTTCCTTGCCCTGTCTGAGGAGATGAGTGCAACAGATAAATGGCCGGGTTTTGTGCTCACCAAGGAAGGGGAAGAATTTGTACAACATAATGCTAACCTCTTCAAATATGATTTACTGTACAATCCTCTAAGATTTGAAAGTTGGCAGCGACTTGGAAATATATATGATGAG GAGGTAGACTTGTTGCTAAATGATGGCAGCAAGCACATCAATGTTGCAGGATGGAGGAAGAATGCTACTTTACCTCAGAGAGTTGAGACAAGTCGAAGGAGGAGCAGGCGTTGTCTATTGATGAGTCTGGCTTTGGCAAAGACATCAGCTCAGCAG TGTGAGATACATGAGTTGTTGGCGCTGGTATACTACGATAGCCTTCAGAATGTGGTGCCATTTTATGATCAGCGATCTGTTCTGCCCTTGAAAGATGCAGCATGGACAATGTTTTGTGAAAACTCAATGAGACATTTTAAGAAGGCATTTGAGCACAA ACAAGATTGGTCCCACGCTTACTATattgggaaacttagtgagaagcTTAGATTCGCTTATGAGACATCATTGTCATATTATGATCAAGCTATAGCTTTGAATCCATCAGCTGTGGATCCTGTGTACAGAATGCATGCTTCACGCTTGAAGTTACTTCGTACTTGTGGAAAACAGAATCTAGAGGctttaaag GTTCTTTCAGCATATGCCTTCAGCCAATCAAAGAAAGATGCTATGGTGAGTATCTTAGATAAATTGGATGCTGAGAATTCCCTTTCCCAGATAGATATTAATGAAAAATGCATGCAAGCAAGTTCTGCTGAGACAGAACACGAGGAATCACTTAAATTGGAAGTGTGGCACATGCTTTACAGTGATTGTCTTTCTGCTCTTGAGACTTGTGTTGAAGGGGATCTCAAGCATTTTCATAAAGCTAGATATATGCTGGCTCAAGGTCTATATAATAGGGGTGAGAGCGGTGACTTAGAGAGGGCAAAGGATGAACTCTCATTTTGCTTCAAATCATCTCGCTCATCTTTTACAATAAATATGTGGGAGATTGATAGCATGGTCAAAAAAGGAAG GCGCAAAACTCCTGGTTTGTCGGGGTGCAAAAGGTTTCTTGAAGTTAACTTACCTGAAAGTTCTCGAAAATTTATTACTTGCATTCGTAAGTATCTTTTGTTCTATTTGAAATTGTTGGAGGAGGCTGGAGACATCTGCACTCTTGAACGTGCATATATTTCTCTTCGGGCAGATAAGAGG TTCTCACTATGCATTGAAGATCTTGTTCCAGTAGCACTCGGGAGGCATGTGAAGGCCCTCATTACATCCATGCATCAAGCTGAGAGTCTTGGATGTGGTGCAACAGGCAATTATGAGCACATATTGGAGAAAATGTTTGCTTTGTTCATTGAACAGGGGAACTTGTGGCCAGAAATATGTGGCTTACCTGAGATAAAGGGACCAGAAACATCAGACAGCAACTTATATGG ATATCTCCATGGGCATATTGTAACATTGGAGAAAAATGGAAAACTGGAGACTCTTGAAGCGATAAATGAGAAAATTCGGAAACGttataagaatccaaaattGTCAAATAGTAACTGTGCAAAAGTCTGCAGGCATGCTTCAGTTGCTTGGTGTCGCTCTCTTATAATTAGCTTGGCGGAGATCACTCCGTCACTGCTTAAATTCACTGGTGAAATTCAAGTACTCAATCAAGTAGATGGTGGCTTTGAATATAGCCAGTTGCTTTGTGTTAATTTTCAAACAGATGAATTATGGAGTTCAACATTCGAGGATCCAGCACAGTGGAAAAATCTTGAAAAAAGATGGGGCCCAATATTGTCAAAATTAAGATACATAGTGATTAAGAAAGCTTCAGACGAAAATTTGGAGACTGCCAATTCTCTGCTTAAATcttcttataatttttatcgAGAGTGTTCTTGTGTAATGCCGCCATCTGGTGTCAACCTTTATTTGGTTCCATCTCATTTAGCAATGGAAACACAAATCCAGCCAAATATGAATGGTGTTGAAATCCTGGATCTTAGCATTCCAAGGAAGCTTATGTTGTGGGCCTACACTCTATTGCACGGCCGCTATGCAAACATTTCAGTTGTTGTAAAACAGTGTGAAGAAAGTGCAAAG TCAAAAGTGAAAAAAGGAGCTGCTGTGTTATCATCCACTCCTCCAAATGCAAGCACACCCAACACCACACCTACTCAAACAG GTGTTGGTAGTGGTGGTGGAAAAGATGGATCTGGTCATGGGGGAGGCAGTAGTGATGTGGAATCTTCTCCTGTAACCCCTCCAAAAATCTCCACGTCATTTCCTGAGAACAATGCCAATGCCACGTATTGTGCAACTCCACTACCTTCTCCGGCTGAGAGTCAGAAGGATTTATCAGCCTCTCCGAAGCTGCACCGTTGTAACAACACTGTTTCAGAGAGAAGCAGTGCTACTGCTATCATACCTCTGGCCCATGAAGAAGGAGATCAGGACAAAGCTTGA